The sequence AGCGCGTCCACGACCTCCTTCGGGTGGCGCGGCAGCGCGAAGCACATCAGTGCGGAGGCCCCCGCCCGGCGGGCGGAGTCGATCCGGTCGTACAGCGTGCTGCCGCCCTCGTCGAGCACCCGGACGTCGGGGTGCACCTTGGCGGCGAAGTACCCGAAGCCGCGCGCCTGCGAGGACGCGGCCCGCAGCCCGAGCACGGGCAGGGGGCACGACCCGGCCAGCAGCTGTCCCGCCCGCTCCACGGGCCCGGGGTCGGCGAGCAGTTCGGACAGCTGGCGCAGGTTCTCGATCTCGGCCCGGACGGCCTGCTGGTACTCGTTGTACGTGTCCTCGGCGTCGGCCCGCTGCCCGTCGGCGGGCGCGACCTCGCGCAGGTGTCTGCGCAGCGCCGGATACCCGTCGAACCCGAGCGCGACCGCGAACCGGGTGACGGACGGCTGGCTCACTCCGGCCAGTTCGGCCAGTTCGACGCTGGAGAGGAAGGGCGCGTCGGCGGCCCGGCGCACCATGCAGTGCGCGATACGCCGTTGGGTGGGCGTGAGCCGGTGCCCCTCGAAGAGCCGCTGCAACCGTGCAGCGGGGCTGCTCCCGCTCATGGTGTCCCCTCCGGAGTCCGTCACCGACGCATCCATTCAGCCAGTCGGCGGGCTGCATGTCCATATACAGGCCGCCGGATCACCGGGCCGAGAGACCGTACAGGCCGCCGGATCACGGGCCGAGGAACCGTACAGGCCGCCGGATCACCGGGCCGAGGGGCTCCGGGCCGCGGACGGAACGCGGCGCGGTGCCCGGCATCCGGGCCCAACAGGGGGGCTAGCCCTACTGCGCAGGCCCCCTCCGGCTTCGTACCGTGAGGAGCATGGAAGCCCGTGACCACGAGCTCAAGAAGGAGCTCGACGCCACCCTCCAGGCCCGCGGCGAACTGGGGCCGGAGTACGAGTCCGCGCTCATCGACTCGTTCCTGGAGAAGGTCGAGCAGCGCCTCGACACCACGCTCGACCGTCAGGTGCGGCGCCAGCTGGCCGAGCGGCAGATGTCCACGGCCCGGGGTGCCCGCTCGCCCCGGGCCGCCGAGAACTTCGGCGAGCGCTTCGGTTTCGGGGTGATCTCGCTGATCCTGGCCATCCCGCTCTCCGCGATCGGCGTCGCCAACGCGGGCATCAAGGGGCTCGTCGTGGCCTGGCTCGGGATCGTCGGCGTGAACGCGGTCCACGCGGCGCGGGACGGCGGGCTGTTCCGGCAGGCCGACCGGCGGCCGAAGTCCGACTGGGACGACTGAGGCGGCTGCCCGGCCCGCACCTCAGGTGGACGGCTGTCCGGTCCGCAGGACATTCCGCACGACACGCAGGGGGCTGTGGCGGCTGTCCGGCCCCGGACACGCATATGTGCCCGCCCCGGACACGCATATGTCGCGGGGACCGCCGCACCCCCGGTTGCCCGGGGGGCGGGACGACGGCGGTCCCCGCGAGGGACGCGGTCCGGGTCAGGGCCGGGTGCCCGCGTCCTGGCGACGGTGGAGGTCCGGGAGCCGCTCCGTAATCCAATGTCGCCGTATGTGGTGCCGGCGGGTTTCCCTGCCGACACCCACCAATCTGCCGGAGTCGTGTTAAGCCGGTGCTGCGCGGACGTGACGCGCTCGTACCGTTTTCGCGAAGGCCCGGCCCACCTCGGCACGGCTTCGCGACTCCGTGCACCCGCGTCCCGGCTCCGCCTGTCCCCTCACGGCTCCGGTTCAGCCCGTCACGGCTTGGCGCCCGCGTCCTTCGCCAGGAACGCCAG is a genomic window of Streptomyces sp. NBC_01237 containing:
- a CDS encoding MurR/RpiR family transcriptional regulator; translated protein: MSGSSPAARLQRLFEGHRLTPTQRRIAHCMVRRAADAPFLSSVELAELAGVSQPSVTRFAVALGFDGYPALRRHLREVAPADGQRADAEDTYNEYQQAVRAEIENLRQLSELLADPGPVERAGQLLAGSCPLPVLGLRAASSQARGFGYFAAKVHPDVRVLDEGGSTLYDRIDSARRAGASALMCFALPRHPKEVVDALAYAQGRGLTVVTVADSAFAPVAGYSDLLIPAAVGSGLAFDTVCAPMLLGRVLLEAMCDGLPEAQARLEEFDARAVARGLFVE